One genomic segment of Ctenopharyngodon idella isolate HZGC_01 chromosome 7, HZGC01, whole genome shotgun sequence includes these proteins:
- the insig1 gene encoding insulin-induced gene 1 protein, with the protein MPRLEEHCWSCSCSTSVKTKDLSSASWIVCKTGEMMSIITSVLSHAYGSLHSLQSANLIRRGLVLFIVGVVLALVLNLLQIQRNVTLFPEEVLDTLFSSAWWIPLCCGTAAAVVGLLYPCLDRHLGEPHKFKREWASVMRCIAVFVGINHASAKLDFANNVQLSLTLAALSLGLWWTFDRSRSGFGLGLTTALLATLIAQLLVYNGIYQYTSPDFLYVRSWLPCIFFSGGVTVGNIGRQLAMGSTEKPHND; encoded by the exons ATGCCAAGACTAGAGGAACACTGTTGGAGCTGCTCCTGTTCAACCAGTGTAAAGACGAAGGACCTGTCAAGCGCCAGCTGGATTGTTTGTAAAACGGGTGAAATGATGTCCATCATAACCTCAGTGCTGAGCCACGCTTACGGCTCTCTGCACAGCCTCCAGTCAGCTAATTTAATTCGACGGGGGCTTGTATTGTTTATCGTTGGAGTAGTTCTCGCCTTGGTGTTAAACTTACTACAGATCCAGAGAAATGTTACATTGTTCCCAGAAGAAGTGCTGGACACGCTGTTTTCTTCCGCCTGGTGGATTCCCCTCTGCTGTGGCACAGCTGCTG CTGTGGTTGGTCTGTTGTACCCCTGTTTGGATCGCCATCTTGGAGAGCCACACAAGTTTAAACGGGAGTGGGCAAGCGTGATGCGCTGCATTGCTGTCTTTGTGGGCATCAATCACGCCAGTGCT AAACTGGACTTTGCCAATAATGTGCAGCTTTCACTAACTCTAGCTGCCCTGTCTCTGGGCCTGTGGTGGACGTTTGACCGTTCCAGGAGTGGCTTTGGTTTAGGGCTGACCACTGCTCTTCTAGCCACTCTCATTGCTCAGCTGCTGGTCTACAATGGCATCTACCA GTATACGTCTCCAGACTTCTTGTATGTACGTTCATGGCTGCCTTGTATATTCTTCTCTGGTGGAGTGACAGTAGGGAATATCGGCCGACAGCTAGCTATG GGCTCGACTGAGAAGCCTCATAATGATTAA